Within the bacterium genome, the region CGGTATTTTCGAGAAGGTTAACCGCCCAGTCCCGCCGGTTCGCGTTGCGCCGGAAATAAACAGACAAAACGTACAAAAAGCTTTCGAGCGGAAATGCGGGATAGGCCTTTTTCAGGCGCTGCGCGGCCTTGCCCACCTTCGACCAGTCGTACTCCTTCCAGTTGCCGTTAGGATCGAGAATGTGGCCGTCGGAGGGCATTCCGGCTTTTTTGAAAAAATCCGCCTGCTCGTTTTTATAGCGCGTGTTGAAAAACTGGGTGAGCACATGCGAGAATACAATCGCGGCGGTGCGCCGGTCGTCCACCCGGTTTTTCAGCCACTGCCGGAAAAGCGCGGGCGACATCCGCTGGAGGAAATCGCCGCGGAAGCTGCCGGTCTTGCGAAGCGTCTGTCGCAGCAATCCTTCCGGCAGCGTGAATACGAACGATTTTATTTCCTTCAACGATTCATCGTCGAAGGCGTCGATTGCCTTCGCCAGAATCTCCGGCGAATTGAAGCCGAAATTTCCCATTGCCTTCCCTACCTCAAATGCAGGATGGGAAAGTATACCCCGGAATCGCCGAGATTGCCCGCGGCGAAGAAATCCCGCTATTTCATTTTCCGCGGCCTTGCGACCTCCAATCCCCCGGCTTCGCCGATGCCCGCCCTTCTTTTCTTTTTCGCGATCAGTCTTTTCAGCGACGGGCCGGTGCCTATCGAGTCGTAGCCGTAGCGGTCGCGGATTTCGTCCACCGCTTCGTGAAGCACCTCGGCCTCGTCCAGCGAAAGCACGCCGTCGAACGGCATCGCATCGGGTAATCCCGGCGCGGCCGCATCGCGGAACATCACCGGCCGCGCGAGCCTGCCCGGCTTCATCCGCTCGAAACGCGAATCCGCGTCGAAAAAGTGCGAGCCGTCGCCCGCGGAGAAAAGCTCAAGCTGCCCTCCGTCGAACGAAAGTGAAGACAGCCGCACGCCGACAAGCCTCACCGCCGCGCGCCGGGTGTGCAGCTTCGCCAAAAGCGCCTCGGCGAACGGCCATATCACCTCGTCCACACACGTGCGCGGAATCGACATCTGCGACGTGTGCGTGTCGAAGTCGAAGTATCGCAGCTTTACCGAAATTTCGCGGCATTTGAGTTTCTCACGCCGCAGCCGGAAACATGCGCGCTCGAGCAGGCTTCGCATTACCTCTTTCACCTTGGCGATGTCGTCCACGTCGGCGCGGAACGTGCTTTCGTTTCCAATGCTTTTGGGAAGGCTGCGCTCCTGGTAAATCGAAACCTCGCGGCCCCGCGCCTTTTCCGAAATATACCCGCCCCACTTTCCGAACCGCGCGACGAGCTTTTCCTTCGGGCACGCCGCAAGCTCGCCGATGAACCGGATGCCCATCGCCCGTAGCGCTTCGGTCGTCTTCGGTCCGATGCCGGGGATGCGGTCAACCGTCATCGGAGAGAGCCACTCCGCCTCGGTTCCCGGCGGCACGATGTACAGCCCGTCAGGCTTGCCTTCCTTGCTTGCTATTTTGGCGACGAGGCGGTTTCTCCCCCCCCCGATCGTCATCGGCAGCCCCGTCTTGACGAAGACTTCGCGCTTGAGCATCCGGCCAAGTTCCCAGAGATCGGGATGAACGCGCTCCATCCCGGTCACTTCGCAATAGAATTCGTCAATGGACGCGGCGCGGACTTCGGGCAGGTGGCTTTCGAGGATATGCATAACGCGGTCGCTGTACTTGGAGTAATCATGTCCGCGGCCGTAAACGAACTCGCCGTGAGGGCAGAGCTTTGCCGCGGTGCGCAGCGACATCCCGCTTCGCACGCCGAAGACGCGGGCCTCGTAGCTGCACGCCGCGACCACGCCGCGGGCGCCCTTCGGCCCGCCGACGATTACGCTGCGCCCGATGAGCGACGGGTCGAACAGCCGCTCGACCGAAACGAAAAACGTGTCCATGTCGCATAGGAAGACCATGCGGCCGGGGCGGTTCAACCAGGCCGGATCGCGGCGGAGGGATTCATCGGAATTGCAATCGGTAGCGCGGCCTTCCCAGGCCGCGGCATCCGCGGGCGCGATCGAATCCGCGGCCTGGGATGGCCGCTGTACCAACGAAGATTCCGTACCGCGTCCGTTTCCGTCCGGATCGAAGTCAAATCCGGATTTGACGCGGGATTTGGCGGGGGAGAACCCCGTCATCCTGCGCCTGTCGAATTCGGTGAATGCGCCCATACGTCACCCCGGCGGCAAATGCCACACGCTTGTATAGTATCGCACTTGGCGGGAGTTGTCAAGGGAAAAACGAGTTCAGAGTTAAGAGTTCGGAGTTGAGAGTGAATACAAGGAGCCGAGGCTTCAGCCTCGGAACGACGTTTTGCATGCGGTTGTTTGGCTGGATACGGCCAAAGCCGAAGCGAGGATTATGGAAGTCGCGCCGCCGCAGAACGGAATCGAAATGATCAAGAACGCTCCGATATCCGAGCTTGTCGCGGCGCGTGGAGTTGCTCGGCAAAGTTGTTGTCGTCACGGAATCCAAAATAAGGATTTCCAAATTTCCTTCATTGGATTAGCCTTAGCGCAGACAGCAGTCTCGCCGCCGAAAGACGGCATCGAAACGATCAGGAACGTCCCGAATTCCGAGCTTGTCGCGGCGAGGGAGTAGCGGAATTTCCTACTGCTTTGAAATTATTGGTTCGCCTGATTCAAGCAAAAGTAATATCGAATCTGGCACTCCATTGGAGTAAAAGGCGGTTATCAAACCTGCGGATTCATTTTTCCCAAAATGCCATCCGGCAGATTGTACCACTGTATTCATTGTCGAGTATTCTTCCGGAGTGTGGGTAGATGAAGCCAGGTTTTGCCTGCCCATAACATCCAAACCCCTGTTCCAACGCGCGCCGTATAATCCCATAATATATTGATCAACCTCAACCGGCTGAATTGGCATAGTTGCATCTATTGTTTTCGCATCCGCGGCTACTATCGGCCCGTCGCTTTTATAGAAAAACTCCCCCGGAAGGAAGAACTTCGGATGCTTTGGATCCTGCCATATGTCGTAGAACGGGTAGCCCGCGAAGTCGGCGTATGTAGGCTCTTTCGTCAACTTGCCGTACGCGTCCTTCTTTTCGACCGTTCCATAACGATGGTCGGGCATCACGTTGCCCATCTTGTCCCCGCCCAATCCGAACCGACAGCCGAGCGTTTTCCCTAGCGCGTCCGGACGAAGCGTATCGTCAACCTTCGCCTGGTGTTCGAGAACTTCAACGCCGCGTTTCCCGGCGAAAAACGGATTGCGCGGATACTCGGTTATGAATCCGCCCCTCAGAAGCGGATCGGCAACCACATCGCCGCCGTAAAGAAACGGGGGATAGGTGCCATTGTTGCTAACTGCATACCTCTCGACTCCAAGCTGGATATAGTGCAGATTCGATTTCGCTTCGGCCTCCTTCACCCTGTCCTTGACGCGGAGATACGCGGGGATCGCGAACGCCGCGACGAGCAGGATGAACGCCGCAATCGCGGCGATTTCAAGCGCAAGCTGGTACCTTCTCATGGCGCAACCCCCAAAGAGAGCGCGCCCGCGGGACTGTACTTTCAATGCCGGCGGCGAAACTCAACCGCCGTTTAAACGCAAAAAAGCCCCGGTGCACCGGAGCCTCGACCGGGGAGATTATACCGGAAATAACTGCATTTCTCCGCAGTTTTTGGGGAATCGGTATATTCGTCCTGCCGCCCGGCGTCATGACTGCAGGTTTTAACGGTATAATCACCCTGCCGCCGCACGCGGATTGCGAAAAGGCGAAGCTTTATGAGGCTGCTGGTAACACTTGAAGATTACGGCGACGGATGGATTGTGGCCGAGTGTCCGTCCATCCCCGGCTGCGTATCCCAGGGCCGCACGGAGGACGAAGCTCTGGCGAACATCCGCGAAGCCATCGAGCTTTGCCTTGAAGTGCGCGAGGAGCTGGGGATGCCCAAGACGGTCGAAGTACGCGAGCTTGTGGTCGCGGGATGATTCCGAAATTTCCCGTCGTATCTGGCTTGGACGCGGCCCGCGCGTTCGAACGCCTGTGGTGGCGGTTTCAACGAAGGAAGGGCAGCCACCTCTGCTATACAAAGCCCGGCGTTCCTTCCACGCTGTAGATTCCCGATCACTACGAGCTATCCATCGGAACGCTGCGAAAACTGATCAAGCTTGCCGAAACGAGCGTTGAAGAATTTAGCGAGGCTTTGAAAAAGTAAAATTGTTGATCAGTTAGCCTCGCCTGCTCTGCCAGAATCCGCGGATCCGGACGGCTCGGCATCATAGCGGCCGCACGCAGTGCGCTCCTACCGCACCGCGCGCGCAACGACTTCGGAAAGGTGCACGCTGCGATGCTTTCCGCCATGCGCGGC harbors:
- a CDS encoding type II toxin-antitoxin system HicB family antitoxin produces the protein MRLLVTLEDYGDGWIVAECPSIPGCVSQGRTEDEALANIREAIELCLEVREELGMPKTVEVRELVVAG
- the dinB gene encoding DNA polymerase IV, with amino-acid sequence MGAFTEFDRRRMTGFSPAKSRVKSGFDFDPDGNGRGTESSLVQRPSQAADSIAPADAAAWEGRATDCNSDESLRRDPAWLNRPGRMVFLCDMDTFFVSVERLFDPSLIGRSVIVGGPKGARGVVAACSYEARVFGVRSGMSLRTAAKLCPHGEFVYGRGHDYSKYSDRVMHILESHLPEVRAASIDEFYCEVTGMERVHPDLWELGRMLKREVFVKTGLPMTIGGGRNRLVAKIASKEGKPDGLYIVPPGTEAEWLSPMTVDRIPGIGPKTTEALRAMGIRFIGELAACPKEKLVARFGKWGGYISEKARGREVSIYQERSLPKSIGNESTFRADVDDIAKVKEVMRSLLERACFRLRREKLKCREISVKLRYFDFDTHTSQMSIPRTCVDEVIWPFAEALLAKLHTRRAAVRLVGVRLSSLSFDGGQLELFSAGDGSHFFDADSRFERMKPGRLARPVMFRDAAAPGLPDAMPFDGVLSLDEAEVLHEAVDEIRDRYGYDSIGTGPSLKRLIAKKKRRAGIGEAGGLEVARPRKMK